One Novosphingobium sp. EMRT-2 DNA segment encodes these proteins:
- a CDS encoding helix-turn-helix domain-containing protein, translating to MAEADGNEFVGTDAEANAAPSKAGETMAADATGNRTVGARLRAAREAAGLSVADLSTRTRITTRHVESLEAGDYAALSGRPYALGFARSYARAVGLDDKTILADLRAELDRQEPTAPPREIHQFEVGDPAKTPSRLLSWLAGVLVLIVIALGLVFWRSSYWPAAELPPLVGPSPEASPVAPAPSAPAAAAPAASGPVVFTALDDGIWVKFYDGAGVQLLQKQLAKGESWTVPAGVQEPRLWTARPDALAITVAGQPVPRIADTQRIVKDVPVSAAALLARAAPPPGAQQPQAPTQARLQASPPRPATGNGQAERAAPAAIAPAETPAAAAAPPAALPTP from the coding sequence GTGGCCGAAGCCGACGGTAACGAATTTGTCGGCACGGATGCCGAAGCGAATGCCGCGCCCTCGAAGGCGGGGGAAACGATGGCCGCCGATGCGACGGGCAACAGGACGGTCGGTGCACGGCTGCGCGCGGCGCGCGAAGCCGCCGGGCTGAGCGTCGCCGATCTTTCCACGCGAACGCGCATCACCACGCGCCATGTCGAATCGCTGGAAGCCGGCGACTACGCAGCCCTGTCCGGCCGTCCCTATGCCCTGGGTTTCGCGCGCAGCTATGCCCGCGCCGTGGGGCTGGACGACAAGACGATCCTCGCCGATCTGCGCGCCGAGCTGGACCGGCAGGAGCCGACCGCCCCGCCCCGCGAGATTCACCAGTTCGAGGTGGGCGATCCGGCCAAGACCCCGTCGCGCCTGCTGAGCTGGCTGGCCGGCGTTCTGGTGCTGATCGTGATCGCGCTGGGGCTGGTGTTCTGGCGCAGCTCGTACTGGCCCGCGGCGGAACTGCCCCCGCTGGTCGGGCCGTCTCCCGAAGCTTCACCGGTGGCTCCGGCCCCGTCCGCCCCGGCGGCGGCCGCGCCCGCAGCCTCCGGCCCGGTCGTGTTTACCGCGCTGGACGATGGCATCTGGGTCAAGTTCTACGATGGCGCGGGCGTGCAGCTGCTCCAGAAGCAGCTGGCCAAGGGCGAAAGCTGGACCGTGCCCGCCGGGGTGCAGGAGCCCCGGCTGTGGACCGCGCGGCCTGATGCGCTGGCGATTACCGTGGCTGGTCAACCGGTGCCCCGCATCGCCGATACGCAACGCATCGTGAAGGATGTGCCGGTATCGGCGGCCGCGCTGCTGGCCCGCGCTGCGCCGCCGCCGGGTGCGCAGCAGCCCCAGGCCCCGACCCAAGCCCGGCTCCAGGCATCGCCGCCGCGCCCTGCGACGGGCAATGGCCAGGCGGAGCGCGCGGCGCCCGCCGCGATCGCGCCGGCCGAAACGCCGGCCGCCGCTGCCGCGCCTCCGGCGGCGTTACCCACCCCTTGA
- a CDS encoding tol-pal system YbgF family protein, which translates to MKTKFRSRGSLVALALLAMAAVAPSLAVAQAQETVENRLKRVETELRAVQRKVFPDGAGKTFAPEITAAAAPAPAAVGTPAAGAVTDLLSRMDAVEQQLQRLTAQTEENQNRLGKLEARLTALEPAPAPSPAPEAAASTPATPAGAVTLPPVTTKPAAKPALAPAASATPTPAAPSADRVAAVRAIEKPKSNDAGEDEYLYGYRLWEAKFYPEAAQQLQKVVDQYPRHKRISYARNLLGRAWLDDGKPGTAAQFFLQNYLADKKGDRASDSLLYLGVAMTRIKDTKRACGAFQEFRATYPQDVEGRLKTQYEAATRGVKCD; encoded by the coding sequence ATGAAGACGAAGTTCCGCAGCCGTGGTTCGCTGGTGGCGCTGGCCTTGCTCGCGATGGCCGCCGTGGCGCCGAGCCTTGCCGTCGCGCAGGCGCAAGAAACCGTCGAGAACCGCCTGAAGCGCGTCGAGACGGAGCTGCGCGCGGTGCAGCGCAAGGTGTTCCCCGATGGCGCCGGCAAGACCTTCGCGCCGGAAATCACCGCCGCCGCCGCGCCCGCCCCTGCGGCCGTCGGCACGCCCGCTGCCGGCGCGGTGACGGACTTGCTCAGCCGCATGGACGCGGTGGAGCAGCAGTTGCAGCGCCTGACCGCGCAGACCGAGGAAAACCAGAACCGGCTGGGCAAGCTGGAAGCGCGCCTGACCGCGCTGGAGCCGGCTCCCGCGCCCAGCCCGGCACCCGAAGCGGCGGCATCGACGCCGGCAACGCCGGCGGGCGCTGTTACCCTCCCGCCGGTGACGACAAAGCCCGCCGCCAAACCGGCCCTCGCGCCTGCCGCTTCGGCAACCCCGACGCCGGCAGCTCCGTCGGCCGATCGGGTCGCGGCGGTGCGCGCGATCGAAAAGCCCAAGTCCAACGATGCCGGCGAGGACGAATACCTCTACGGCTATCGCCTGTGGGAAGCGAAGTTCTATCCGGAAGCGGCGCAGCAGCTGCAGAAGGTGGTGGACCAGTATCCGCGCCACAAACGCATCAGCTATGCCCGCAACCTGCTCGGGCGCGCGTGGCTGGACGATGGCAAGCCGGGCACGGCGGCGCAGTTCTTCCTGCAGAACTACCTGGCCGACAAGAAGGGTGATCGCGCGTCCGACAGCCTGCTCTACCTGGGCGTGGCGATGACGCGGATCAAGGATACCAAGCGGGCCTGCGGCGCGTTCCAGGAATTCCGCGCGACCTATCCGCAGGATGTCGAAGGCCGGCTCAAGACGCAGTACGAAGCCGCCACGCGGGGGGTGAAGTGCGATTGA
- the tilS gene encoding tRNA lysidine(34) synthetase TilS: MLLAAAVLPGRFAVATVDHSLRAESAGEAEMVARLCRERGVAHHTITLALPGGAGVQARARAARYAALGDWLRAERLGALVTAHHADDQAETFVMRLNRGAGVRGLAGMRARAAVPGHPDLPLLRPLLGWRRAELAALVAGAGIAPADDPSNRDPRFERVRVREALASGGGLEIDGLIDSMAHLADADAAIDWMAARAFATARRDADGLVWTIAVPRAVALRVLERIVAELGAGRPRGPELARWHDALAAGGIATLAGVRGEGRGAAGHEMDWRFTRAAPHRGGDK, encoded by the coding sequence ATGCTGCTGGCCGCTGCGGTGCTGCCGGGGCGTTTCGCGGTCGCCACCGTCGATCACAGCCTGCGCGCCGAAAGCGCGGGGGAAGCCGAAATGGTCGCCCGACTGTGCCGCGAACGCGGCGTGGCGCATCATACGATAACGCTGGCGCTGCCCGGCGGCGCGGGGGTGCAGGCGCGGGCGCGGGCGGCGCGCTACGCCGCGCTGGGCGACTGGCTGCGGGCCGAGCGGCTGGGCGCGCTGGTTACCGCGCACCATGCCGACGATCAGGCCGAAACTTTCGTCATGCGGCTGAACCGGGGGGCGGGCGTGCGCGGCCTGGCCGGGATGCGCGCCCGTGCCGCGGTGCCCGGCCATCCCGATCTGCCCCTGCTGCGGCCCCTGCTCGGCTGGCGCCGGGCGGAGCTTGCCGCGCTGGTCGCCGGGGCCGGAATCGCGCCCGCCGATGATCCCTCGAACCGCGATCCCCGCTTCGAGCGCGTGCGCGTGCGCGAAGCCCTGGCCTCGGGCGGAGGGCTGGAGATCGACGGGCTGATCGACAGCATGGCGCATCTGGCCGATGCCGATGCGGCGATCGACTGGATGGCGGCACGCGCCTTCGCCACCGCGCGGCGGGATGCGGACGGACTGGTCTGGACGATCGCCGTCCCGCGCGCGGTGGCGTTGCGCGTGCTGGAACGGATCGTCGCCGAACTGGGCGCGGGGCGGCCGCGCGGACCGGAACTGGCGCGCTGGCACGATGCGCTGGCGGCGGGCGGCATTGCCACGCTGGCCGGCGTAAGGGGCGAAGGCCGGGGAGCGGCCGGCCACGAGATGGATTGGCGCTTCACCCGCGCCGCGCCCCATCGCGGCGGCGACAAATAG
- a CDS encoding SH3 domain-containing protein, which yields MNKLIPSVVLLSLLTTPAYAEPKQAKPSNAEQLQRQAANDVPHCVRKLGTISIVDGDDPYGWTQYNLAPPQKLLKVIVQRSGCFNLVDRGTGLSAAQRERDIGANLGHQRGSNVGQNQIRAADYVLVAEVQGANRNSQGSGAAGAVGGLFGGAVGGLLGGIKSRKLEANTVLSVTNVRTTETIATVEGYAAKNDISFGAGGGFFGGVGAGVVGGGYDNTDIGRIVTLAFIDAYSKLVTELGGVQAGSAGTAEAAPTRSFTAFAPVTMRRTPAAGGAVVRTLPPGAIVFPTGNKQGLWWEVADENDNVGWVLNTKLQPSQ from the coding sequence ATGAACAAGCTTATTCCGTCCGTTGTCCTGCTGTCGTTGCTGACGACGCCTGCCTATGCCGAGCCGAAGCAGGCCAAGCCTTCCAATGCCGAGCAGCTTCAGCGCCAGGCGGCGAACGACGTGCCGCATTGCGTGCGCAAGCTGGGCACGATCTCGATTGTCGACGGCGATGATCCCTATGGCTGGACGCAGTACAATCTGGCGCCGCCGCAGAAGCTGCTGAAAGTGATCGTGCAGCGTTCGGGCTGCTTCAACCTGGTCGATCGCGGCACCGGCTTGAGCGCGGCGCAGCGCGAGCGCGACATCGGCGCCAACCTGGGCCACCAGCGCGGGTCGAACGTCGGCCAGAATCAGATTCGTGCGGCGGACTACGTGCTGGTCGCCGAAGTGCAGGGCGCCAACCGCAATTCGCAGGGGAGCGGCGCGGCCGGTGCGGTCGGCGGCCTGTTCGGCGGCGCGGTCGGCGGCTTGCTGGGCGGGATCAAGAGCCGCAAGCTGGAAGCCAACACGGTGCTGTCGGTCACCAATGTCCGCACCACCGAAACCATCGCCACGGTCGAAGGCTATGCTGCGAAGAACGACATCAGCTTCGGCGCCGGCGGTGGCTTCTTCGGCGGCGTGGGCGCGGGCGTGGTCGGTGGGGGCTACGACAACACCGACATCGGCCGGATCGTCACGCTGGCGTTCATCGATGCCTACAGCAAGCTGGTGACCGAACTGGGCGGCGTCCAGGCGGGTTCCGCGGGAACGGCCGAGGCCGCGCCGACGCGCAGCTTCACCGCGTTCGCCCCGGTCACGATGCGGCGCACGCCGGCGGCGGGCGGCGCGGTGGTCCGCACGCTTCCCCCCGGCGCGATCGTGTTCCCCACCGGCAACAAGCAGGGCCTGTGGTGGGAAGTGGCCGACGAGAACGACAACGTCGGCTGGGTGCTGAACACCAAGCTGCAGCCGTCGCAGTAA
- the ftsH gene encoding ATP-dependent zinc metalloprotease FtsH, with the protein MNDDQPQGNPWIKSLLVWGGIFLALLLVVSMFGARTDSGGTLIRYSDFRARVAEGAVREVQIGQDRITGTLKNDQQFATIPVPGDNDLPKLLQDNGVQYAGKAQEEPNLLLYILAQSLPFLLILGVAFFALRQVQKGGGSGAMGFGKSKAKMLTERSGRVTFDDVAGIDEAREELQEIVEFLRDPSRFSKLGGQIPKGALLVGSPGTGKTLLARAIAGEAGVPFFTISGSDFVEMFVGVGASRVRDMFEQAKKNAPCIVFIDEIDAVGRHRGHGLGNSNDEREQTLNQLLVEMDGFEANEGIIIIAATNRPDVLDPALLRPGRFDRQVVVPIPDIEGREKILSVHMKKVPLAPDVNARVIARGTPGFSGADLANLVNEAALLAARRNKRLVAMQEFEDAKDKVMMGAERRSMVMTDDEKKMTAYHEAGHAIVSVNEPASDPIHKATIIPRGRALGMVMRLPERDSYSYHRDKMHANLSVSMGGRVAEEIIFGYDKVSSGASSDIQYATSLARSMVTKWGMSDKLGPLQYEDSQEGYLGMGGTQRTMMSDETNKLIDSEIRGLVDGAHARAVDILKANEEKLHLLANALLEYETLTGDEIKVLLDTGKIDRPDAPAGSYRPVASQGSAVPRAGRRFSGGGAGAQPQGA; encoded by the coding sequence ATGAACGACGACCAGCCGCAGGGTAATCCGTGGATCAAGAGCCTCCTTGTCTGGGGCGGCATTTTCCTGGCGCTCCTGCTCGTGGTGTCGATGTTCGGCGCGCGTACCGACAGCGGCGGCACGCTGATCCGCTATTCCGATTTCCGCGCGCGGGTGGCCGAAGGCGCGGTGCGCGAGGTGCAGATCGGGCAGGACCGCATCACCGGCACGCTCAAGAACGACCAGCAGTTCGCGACCATCCCGGTTCCGGGCGACAACGACCTGCCCAAGCTGCTGCAGGACAACGGCGTGCAATACGCCGGCAAGGCGCAGGAAGAACCCAACCTGCTGCTCTATATCCTGGCCCAGTCGCTGCCGTTCCTGCTGATCCTGGGCGTGGCGTTCTTCGCGCTGCGCCAGGTGCAGAAAGGCGGCGGATCGGGCGCGATGGGCTTCGGCAAGTCGAAGGCCAAGATGCTGACCGAGCGTTCGGGCCGGGTCACCTTCGATGACGTGGCCGGCATCGACGAAGCGCGCGAGGAACTGCAGGAAATCGTCGAGTTCCTGCGCGATCCCAGCCGCTTTTCCAAGCTCGGCGGCCAGATTCCCAAGGGTGCGCTGCTGGTCGGCTCGCCCGGCACCGGCAAGACCCTGCTGGCCCGCGCGATCGCGGGCGAGGCGGGCGTGCCGTTCTTCACTATTTCGGGCTCGGATTTCGTCGAGATGTTCGTCGGCGTCGGCGCCAGCCGCGTGCGCGACATGTTCGAACAGGCCAAGAAGAACGCGCCGTGCATCGTCTTCATCGACGAAATCGACGCGGTCGGCCGCCATCGCGGCCATGGTCTCGGCAATTCGAACGACGAGCGCGAGCAGACGCTGAACCAGCTTCTGGTCGAGATGGACGGGTTCGAGGCCAACGAGGGCATCATCATCATCGCCGCCACCAACCGGCCCGACGTGCTCGATCCGGCGCTGCTGCGCCCCGGCCGTTTCGACCGGCAGGTGGTGGTGCCGATCCCCGATATTGAGGGCCGCGAGAAGATCCTCTCCGTTCACATGAAGAAGGTGCCGCTGGCGCCCGACGTCAACGCCCGCGTGATCGCGCGCGGCACGCCCGGCTTCTCGGGCGCGGACCTCGCCAACCTCGTCAACGAGGCGGCGCTGCTGGCCGCGCGGCGCAACAAGCGCCTGGTCGCCATGCAGGAATTCGAGGACGCCAAGGACAAGGTCATGATGGGCGCCGAGCGCCGCAGCATGGTCATGACCGACGACGAGAAGAAGATGACCGCCTATCACGAGGCCGGCCACGCCATCGTCTCGGTCAACGAGCCGGCCAGCGACCCGATCCACAAGGCCACGATCATCCCGCGCGGCCGTGCCCTCGGCATGGTCATGCGCCTGCCCGAGCGCGATTCGTACTCGTACCACCGCGACAAGATGCACGCGAACCTCTCGGTCTCGATGGGCGGGCGCGTGGCCGAGGAGATCATCTTCGGCTACGACAAGGTCTCCTCGGGTGCCTCGTCGGACATCCAGTACGCCACGTCGCTGGCGCGCAGCATGGTCACCAAGTGGGGCATGTCCGACAAGCTGGGGCCGCTGCAGTACGAAGACAGCCAGGAAGGCTATCTCGGCATGGGCGGCACGCAGCGCACGATGATGTCGGACGAGACCAACAAGCTGATCGACAGCGAAATTCGTGGTCTGGTGGATGGCGCACATGCCCGCGCGGTCGATATTCTCAAGGCCAACGAGGAAAAGCTCCACCTGCTCGCCAACGCGCTGCTCGAATACGAGACGCTGACCGGTGACGAGATCAAGGTGCTGCTCGACACCGGCAAGATCGACCGGCCCGATGCGCCCGCCGGCAGCTATCGCCCGGTCGCGTCGCAGGGCTCGGCCGTGCCGCGCGCGGGTCGCCGCTTCTCGGGCGGCGGTGCGGGGGCACAGCCGCAGGGGGCGTGA
- a CDS encoding quinone oxidoreductase, giving the protein MTQTTQAIVIRAYGGPEAMVLEDVPLPPPGPGELLVRQTAAGVNFHDIYVRSGSYRTLALPGVPGLEGVGVVEAMGEGVIGFAPGDRVAYIERKYGGYARARVVDAALAVPVPAGVDDAVAAAWYLKGLTAHALVADVHPVSPGANVLVQAAGGGVGQLVARMAKLRGATVIGTAGSAEKVALAQAAGCDAVIRYREEDVVARVMELTGGAGVEVAYDAVGKDTFDGSLAVLATRGHLVNYGQASGTIPPLDISRLGAKSLSLTRPFLWAYVGTREKLVTASAALFDAMASGALPLAIGGRFPLERAADAHAALEARGIGPYVLDC; this is encoded by the coding sequence ATGACCCAGACCACCCAAGCGATCGTCATCCGTGCCTATGGCGGGCCGGAGGCCATGGTGCTGGAGGACGTGCCGCTGCCGCCACCCGGTCCGGGTGAACTGCTGGTCCGGCAGACCGCCGCCGGCGTGAATTTTCACGACATCTACGTCCGTTCGGGATCGTACCGCACGCTGGCGCTGCCGGGGGTTCCGGGGCTGGAAGGCGTGGGCGTGGTGGAGGCCATGGGCGAGGGCGTGATCGGTTTCGCGCCCGGCGACCGCGTGGCCTATATCGAGCGTAAGTACGGCGGCTATGCCCGCGCCCGCGTGGTCGATGCCGCGCTGGCGGTGCCCGTGCCCGCCGGCGTTGACGATGCCGTGGCGGCGGCGTGGTATCTGAAGGGCCTGACCGCGCACGCGCTGGTCGCCGATGTCCATCCCGTCTCGCCCGGCGCGAACGTGCTGGTGCAGGCGGCGGGCGGCGGCGTGGGCCAGCTTGTCGCGCGCATGGCGAAGTTGCGCGGCGCAACTGTGATCGGCACCGCCGGATCGGCGGAGAAGGTTGCGCTGGCGCAGGCCGCCGGGTGCGACGCGGTGATCCGCTATCGCGAGGAGGACGTGGTCGCGCGCGTCATGGAACTGACCGGCGGCGCGGGCGTGGAAGTGGCCTATGACGCGGTGGGCAAGGATACCTTCGACGGATCGCTGGCGGTGCTGGCGACGCGCGGGCATCTGGTCAATTACGGGCAGGCCTCGGGCACTATCCCGCCGCTCGATATTTCCCGGCTGGGCGCGAAGTCGCTTTCGCTGACGCGGCCGTTCCTCTGGGCCTATGTCGGCACGCGCGAGAAGCTGGTCACGGCATCGGCCGCGCTGTTCGATGCCATGGCATCGGGCGCGCTGCCGCTGGCGATCGGCGGGCGGTTCCCGCTGGAGCGCGCGGCCGATGCCCATGCCGCGCTGGAAGCGCGCGGAATCGGGCCTTACGTGCTGGATTGCTGA
- a CDS encoding DUF3667 domain-containing protein, producing the protein MNEKVPASAAGDGHTHETACLNCGTTLIGSHCHACGQAAHVHRTLGAFFHDLLHGVFHFEGRIWRTLPMLAWRPGDLTRRYVAGERARFVSPLALFLFAVFLMFAVMKQTAGDVTPQTKIEADGKAQIVGDNEINAVSSDIPAIDHVLQKFKANPGLALYKVQTYAYKYSWLLIPISVPFVWLLFPFSRRFHLYDHTVFVTYSISFMTMLATVLMLASLAHLPGIAIVAALAPPLHLYRQVRGAYGVSRFGALWRTLALGIVAFTALVLFALFVLAETGA; encoded by the coding sequence ATGAACGAGAAAGTGCCGGCAAGCGCGGCGGGCGATGGCCATACGCACGAAACCGCGTGCCTGAACTGCGGAACCACGCTGATCGGCAGCCATTGCCACGCCTGCGGGCAGGCGGCGCATGTCCACCGCACGCTGGGCGCTTTCTTTCACGATCTGCTGCACGGCGTGTTCCATTTCGAGGGCAGGATCTGGCGCACGCTGCCGATGCTGGCGTGGCGGCCGGGCGACCTCACCCGCCGCTATGTCGCGGGCGAGCGCGCGCGCTTCGTCTCGCCGCTGGCGCTGTTCCTGTTCGCCGTGTTCCTGATGTTCGCGGTGATGAAGCAGACCGCAGGCGACGTCACGCCACAAACGAAGATCGAAGCCGACGGCAAGGCGCAGATCGTCGGCGACAACGAGATCAACGCCGTTTCCAGCGACATTCCGGCGATCGACCACGTCCTGCAGAAGTTCAAGGCCAACCCCGGCCTCGCGCTCTACAAGGTGCAGACGTACGCCTACAAGTACAGCTGGCTGCTGATCCCGATCTCGGTGCCGTTCGTGTGGCTGCTGTTTCCGTTCAGCCGGCGCTTCCACCTCTACGACCACACCGTGTTCGTGACTTATTCGATCAGTTTCATGACCATGCTGGCCACGGTGCTGATGCTGGCCAGCCTTGCGCATCTGCCGGGCATCGCGATCGTGGCGGCGTTGGCGCCGCCGCTCCACCTCTACCGGCAGGTGCGCGGGGCCTATGGCGTTTCGCGCTTCGGCGCGCTTTGGCGCACGCTGGCGCTCGGCATCGTCGCCTTCACCGCGCTGGTGCTGTTTGCCCTGTTCGTCCTGGCCGAAACCGGCGCCTGA
- a CDS encoding M23 family metallopeptidase, with protein sequence MFGPREGLAGSGNVVFGRARPLAPVPPATIAAPVPEQPSAAPRPVPSRPPSPPLFPGLARRWNDLCRRVERWTRAHDLTPDLAEDIGSARWFRGLGTMLGLACAALLFWPSFAPLSAAPLVTLDDTARAEFRAQAIRPFAAGAGNGRHFAATEAVIRLDSAPERPVIQLAATLGESDTLGRMLQRAGVATGDADRVTALVADAAGTAAIAPGTRFDITLGPRAGPSEPRPLQAIGFRPRFDLALAIRREGAGLVLAKMPIAVDSSPLRIRGIVGTSLYRSARAAGAPPSTVQDYLRTIDQYLAFEDIAPTDEFDLVFTDRRTADGQSQPGDLIYAGVTRDGKPRVQLLRWGPDGGFLSLDGMTGGESSDSAMLGAPVAGRITSGYGLRRHPILGFTRMHAGIDFGAAWGSPVYAVTDGTVSYAGWHGGHGNYVRLDHGGGIGTGYGHMSRIAVSPGMQVRRGQVIGYVGSSGLSTGPHLHYELYRNGQTVDPMSVRFVVRRQAVDAGQLAAYKARLRQVLALKPGLSRAH encoded by the coding sequence GTGTTCGGTCCGCGCGAGGGACTGGCAGGGTCGGGGAACGTGGTGTTCGGCCGCGCGCGCCCGCTTGCGCCTGTCCCGCCCGCGACCATAGCGGCGCCCGTTCCCGAGCAGCCGTCCGCCGCGCCTCGCCCGGTTCCGTCTCGCCCGCCGTCGCCTCCGCTTTTTCCGGGCCTTGCCCGGCGCTGGAACGATCTGTGCCGGCGCGTGGAGCGCTGGACCCGCGCGCATGACCTGACGCCCGATCTGGCCGAGGACATCGGCAGCGCCCGCTGGTTTCGCGGGCTGGGCACGATGCTGGGGCTGGCCTGCGCCGCGCTGCTGTTCTGGCCCAGCTTTGCCCCGCTTTCTGCCGCGCCGCTGGTCACGCTCGACGATACCGCGCGCGCCGAATTCCGCGCGCAGGCGATCCGCCCGTTCGCCGCCGGCGCGGGCAATGGCCGCCATTTCGCCGCTACCGAGGCGGTCATCCGCCTCGATTCGGCCCCTGAACGCCCCGTGATCCAGCTTGCCGCGACTCTGGGCGAAAGCGACACGCTGGGCCGCATGCTGCAACGCGCGGGCGTGGCCACGGGCGATGCCGACCGGGTCACCGCGCTGGTGGCCGATGCGGCCGGGACGGCGGCGATCGCGCCGGGCACGCGTTTCGACATCACGCTGGGGCCGCGCGCCGGACCGTCCGAGCCGCGCCCGTTGCAGGCGATCGGTTTCCGCCCGCGCTTCGATCTGGCGCTGGCCATCCGCCGCGAAGGCGCCGGGCTGGTGCTGGCGAAAATGCCGATCGCGGTGGACAGCAGCCCGCTGCGCATCCGCGGGATCGTGGGGACCAGCCTTTACCGCTCGGCCCGCGCCGCCGGCGCGCCGCCCAGCACGGTGCAGGATTACCTGCGCACGATCGACCAGTATCTTGCGTTCGAGGACATCGCGCCCACCGACGAGTTCGACCTTGTCTTTACCGACCGGCGCACCGCCGACGGGCAAAGCCAGCCGGGCGACCTGATCTATGCCGGGGTGACGCGCGACGGCAAACCGCGCGTGCAATTGCTGCGCTGGGGGCCGGACGGCGGTTTTCTCTCGCTCGACGGGATGACCGGCGGAGAGTCGAGTGATTCCGCAATGCTCGGCGCACCGGTCGCGGGACGGATCACGTCGGGCTATGGCCTGCGCCGCCATCCGATCCTGGGCTTCACCCGGATGCATGCCGGCATCGACTTCGGTGCGGCCTGGGGATCGCCGGTCTATGCGGTGACCGATGGCACGGTGAGCTATGCCGGCTGGCACGGCGGCCACGGCAATTACGTGCGGCTGGATCACGGCGGCGGCATCGGCACCGGCTATGGCCACATGAGCCGCATCGCGGTTTCGCCGGGGATGCAGGTCCGGCGCGGGCAGGTGATCGGCTATGTCGGCTCCAGCGGCCTTTCGACCGGCCCGCACCTGCACTACGAACTCTATCGCAACGGCCAGACGGTCGATCCGATGTCGGTCCGCTTCGTGGTCCGTCGCCAGGCGGTCGATGCCGGCCAGCTCGCCGCCTACAAGGCCCGGCTGCGGCAGGTTCTGGCGCTGAAGCCGGGACTCTCCCGCGCGCACTAG
- the hemB gene encoding porphobilinogen synthase, with product MTSYPMTRLRRTRATAWSRALHREVLVTPADLIWPLFVAEGTGVEDPIGALPGVSRWSVDGIVARAKEAVALGIPCLALFPYTQPERRSADGGEALNPVNLMCRATRAIKDACGDAIGVLTDVALDPYTSHGQDGLIDGEGYVLNDATVEVLVGQSLNQAAAGADIIAPSDMMDGRIGAIRQALEDAGHINVQIMSYAAKYASAFYGPFRDAVGSRGLLKGDKKTYQMDPGNAEEALREVEMDLAEGADTVMVKPGLPYLDIAVRVKEAFGVPVFAYQVSGEYAMIEAAVAAGAADRDAMVLETLLAFKRAGCSGVLTYHAAHAARLLNG from the coding sequence ATGACCAGCTATCCCATGACCCGCCTGCGCCGCACCCGCGCCACCGCCTGGAGCCGCGCGCTGCACCGTGAAGTGCTCGTGACGCCGGCCGACCTGATCTGGCCGCTGTTCGTGGCCGAAGGCACCGGCGTGGAAGACCCGATCGGCGCGCTGCCCGGCGTTTCGCGCTGGTCGGTGGACGGGATCGTCGCGCGGGCGAAGGAAGCGGTGGCGCTGGGCATTCCCTGCCTGGCGCTGTTTCCCTACACCCAGCCCGAACGCCGCAGCGCGGACGGGGGAGAGGCGCTCAATCCCGTCAACCTGATGTGCCGCGCCACCCGCGCGATCAAGGATGCCTGCGGCGATGCGATCGGCGTGCTCACCGACGTCGCGCTCGATCCCTATACCAGCCACGGGCAGGACGGGCTGATCGACGGCGAGGGCTATGTCCTCAACGACGCCACGGTCGAGGTGCTGGTGGGGCAGAGCCTCAACCAGGCGGCGGCCGGCGCGGACATCATCGCCCCGTCCGACATGATGGACGGGCGCATCGGCGCGATCCGGCAGGCGCTGGAGGATGCCGGGCACATCAACGTGCAGATCATGTCCTACGCCGCCAAATATGCTTCGGCGTTCTATGGCCCGTTCCGCGACGCGGTCGGCTCGCGCGGGCTGCTCAAGGGCGACAAGAAGACCTACCAGATGGACCCCGGCAACGCCGAGGAAGCGCTGCGCGAGGTGGAGATGGATCTGGCCGAAGGCGCGGACACGGTGATGGTCAAGCCTGGCCTGCCCTACCTCGACATCGCGGTGCGGGTGAAGGAAGCCTTCGGCGTTCCGGTCTTCGCCTACCAGGTCTCGGGCGAATACGCGATGATCGAGGCGGCGGTGGCGGCCGGCGCGGCGGACCGTGACGCCATGGTGCTGGAAACGCTGCTCGCGTTCAAGCGCGCGGGCTGCTCGGGCGTGCTGACCTACCACGCCGCCCATGCCGCGCGGCTACTGAATGGCTGA
- a CDS encoding GNAT family N-acetyltransferase — MAEFRIETPRLVLRDWRGEDWPPFFAGTNTPAVMRWLGGVLDRAAEGGARARLEGYARDHGHTFWAVERKADGAILGFCGLKKCNQAGGPLGDFEIGWRLREDAWGQGYAREAAEAAMAAGFEHFGAPHIVALTVEGNAASWGLMRRLGMERRADLDFANGDFDPVSGRIIVYAITRAQWQAGRA; from the coding sequence ATGGCTGAATTCCGGATCGAAACGCCCCGGCTTGTCCTGCGCGACTGGCGCGGGGAAGACTGGCCGCCGTTCTTCGCGGGAACCAACACGCCCGCCGTCATGCGCTGGCTGGGCGGCGTGCTGGACCGTGCGGCCGAGGGCGGGGCGCGGGCGCGGCTGGAGGGCTACGCGCGCGATCACGGCCACACGTTCTGGGCGGTGGAGCGCAAGGCCGATGGCGCGATCCTGGGGTTCTGCGGGTTGAAGAAGTGCAACCAGGCGGGCGGGCCGCTGGGGGACTTCGAGATCGGCTGGCGCCTGCGCGAGGATGCCTGGGGGCAGGGCTATGCGCGCGAAGCGGCCGAGGCCGCCATGGCCGCCGGGTTCGAGCATTTCGGCGCGCCGCATATCGTTGCCCTGACGGTTGAGGGCAATGCCGCGAGCTGGGGCCTGATGCGCCGGCTGGGCATGGAGCGCCGCGCCGACCTGGATTTCGCCAACGGTGATTTCGATCCGGTGAGCGGGCGAATCATCGTCTATGCGATCACGCGCGCGCAATGGCAGGCAGGTCGCGCGTGA